In the Centroberyx gerrardi isolate f3 chromosome 9, fCenGer3.hap1.cur.20231027, whole genome shotgun sequence genome, one interval contains:
- the lamp3 gene encoding lysosome-associated membrane glycoprotein 3 isoform X1 has translation MTEGHRGGWSLFFLAAIILGFSLSSDGSSIQAASDSDQPSEGLIYRPVLQPSEAVPVIGAYTMKTPAGKPCLKATMGVEYIVIEKKKPWYFDLDPTRVTTSGYCGKEAAVLSLTLPDNAASLQFTFKKEGNVSYVTGLTAHISPLPVCKGCASKIYPGVVANDKLFKANYGRSFKCNSQSEFVMAAELRIKLVPLQIQAFTLPKGEYGQEVECWADFNKRVIPIIIGAAVVGLILIAVLTFLVIKDRRRQGYERI, from the exons ATGACAGAGGGTCACAGAGGTGGATGGTCTCTTTTCTTCCTGGCTGCTATTATTCTGG gCTTCAGCCTCTCCAGTGATGGCAGCTCCATCCAGGCTGCCTCCGACTCTGACCAGCCCAGTGAGGGTCTCATCTACCGGCCGGTCCTGCAGCCCTCTGAGGCCGTCCCTGTCATAG gggccTACACCATGAAAACCCCTGCTGGGAAACCCTGCCTCAAAGCCACCATGGGAGTAGAATACATTGTCATCGAAAAGAAG aagCCCTGGTATTTCGACCTGGACCCCACCAGGGTGACAACCAGCGGCTACTGTGGCAAGGAGgccgctgtcctctctctcaccctgccaGACAACGCCGCCAGCCTGCAGTTCACCTTCAAAAAG GAGGGGAATGTTTCCTACGTTACCGGGCTGACCGCTCACATCTCTCCTCTGCCCGTCTGCAAAGGATGTGCCA GTAAGATTTACCCAGGCGTGGTAGCCAACGACAAGCTGTTCAAGGCCAATTATGGGCGGAGCTTCAAGTGCAACTCCCAGAGCGAGTTTGTGATGGCGGCGGAGCTGAGGATCAAGCTGGTTCCTCTGCAGATACAGGCCTTCACCCTGCCCAAGGGAGAGTATGGACAAG AGGTGGAGTGCTGGGCCGACTTTAACAAGCGAGTCATCCCCATCATCATTGGAGCCGCGGTGGTCGGCCTCATCTTGATCGCTGTGCTGACCTTCCTCGTCATCAAAGACCGGCGCAGACAAGGCTACGAGAGGATCTGA
- the lamp3 gene encoding lysosome-associated membrane glycoprotein 3 isoform X2: MTEGHRGGWSLFFLAAIILGFSLSSDGSSIQAASDSDQPSEGLIYRPVLQPSEAVPVIGAYTMKTPAGKPCLKATMGVEYIVIEKKPWYFDLDPTRVTTSGYCGKEAAVLSLTLPDNAASLQFTFKKEGNVSYVTGLTAHISPLPVCKGCASKIYPGVVANDKLFKANYGRSFKCNSQSEFVMAAELRIKLVPLQIQAFTLPKGEYGQEVECWADFNKRVIPIIIGAAVVGLILIAVLTFLVIKDRRRQGYERI; this comes from the exons ATGACAGAGGGTCACAGAGGTGGATGGTCTCTTTTCTTCCTGGCTGCTATTATTCTGG gCTTCAGCCTCTCCAGTGATGGCAGCTCCATCCAGGCTGCCTCCGACTCTGACCAGCCCAGTGAGGGTCTCATCTACCGGCCGGTCCTGCAGCCCTCTGAGGCCGTCCCTGTCATAG gggccTACACCATGAAAACCCCTGCTGGGAAACCCTGCCTCAAAGCCACCATGGGAGTAGAATACATTGTCATCGAAAAGAAG CCCTGGTATTTCGACCTGGACCCCACCAGGGTGACAACCAGCGGCTACTGTGGCAAGGAGgccgctgtcctctctctcaccctgccaGACAACGCCGCCAGCCTGCAGTTCACCTTCAAAAAG GAGGGGAATGTTTCCTACGTTACCGGGCTGACCGCTCACATCTCTCCTCTGCCCGTCTGCAAAGGATGTGCCA GTAAGATTTACCCAGGCGTGGTAGCCAACGACAAGCTGTTCAAGGCCAATTATGGGCGGAGCTTCAAGTGCAACTCCCAGAGCGAGTTTGTGATGGCGGCGGAGCTGAGGATCAAGCTGGTTCCTCTGCAGATACAGGCCTTCACCCTGCCCAAGGGAGAGTATGGACAAG AGGTGGAGTGCTGGGCCGACTTTAACAAGCGAGTCATCCCCATCATCATTGGAGCCGCGGTGGTCGGCCTCATCTTGATCGCTGTGCTGACCTTCCTCGTCATCAAAGACCGGCGCAGACAAGGCTACGAGAGGATCTGA
- the lamp3 gene encoding lysosome-associated membrane glycoprotein 3 isoform X3, which produces MVSFLPGCYYSGLSSDGSSIQAASDSDQPSEGLIYRPVLQPSEAVPVIGAYTMKTPAGKPCLKATMGVEYIVIEKKKPWYFDLDPTRVTTSGYCGKEAAVLSLTLPDNAASLQFTFKKEGNVSYVTGLTAHISPLPVCKGCASKIYPGVVANDKLFKANYGRSFKCNSQSEFVMAAELRIKLVPLQIQAFTLPKGEYGQEVECWADFNKRVIPIIIGAAVVGLILIAVLTFLVIKDRRRQGYERI; this is translated from the exons ATGGTCTCTTTTCTTCCTGGCTGCTATTATTCTGG CCTCTCCAGTGATGGCAGCTCCATCCAGGCTGCCTCCGACTCTGACCAGCCCAGTGAGGGTCTCATCTACCGGCCGGTCCTGCAGCCCTCTGAGGCCGTCCCTGTCATAG gggccTACACCATGAAAACCCCTGCTGGGAAACCCTGCCTCAAAGCCACCATGGGAGTAGAATACATTGTCATCGAAAAGAAG aagCCCTGGTATTTCGACCTGGACCCCACCAGGGTGACAACCAGCGGCTACTGTGGCAAGGAGgccgctgtcctctctctcaccctgccaGACAACGCCGCCAGCCTGCAGTTCACCTTCAAAAAG GAGGGGAATGTTTCCTACGTTACCGGGCTGACCGCTCACATCTCTCCTCTGCCCGTCTGCAAAGGATGTGCCA GTAAGATTTACCCAGGCGTGGTAGCCAACGACAAGCTGTTCAAGGCCAATTATGGGCGGAGCTTCAAGTGCAACTCCCAGAGCGAGTTTGTGATGGCGGCGGAGCTGAGGATCAAGCTGGTTCCTCTGCAGATACAGGCCTTCACCCTGCCCAAGGGAGAGTATGGACAAG AGGTGGAGTGCTGGGCCGACTTTAACAAGCGAGTCATCCCCATCATCATTGGAGCCGCGGTGGTCGGCCTCATCTTGATCGCTGTGCTGACCTTCCTCGTCATCAAAGACCGGCGCAGACAAGGCTACGAGAGGATCTGA